The Vigna unguiculata cultivar IT97K-499-35 chromosome 6, ASM411807v1, whole genome shotgun sequence genome contains a region encoding:
- the LOC114189257 gene encoding F-box protein At5g03970-like: MERMKRINVNGSALNCDDILHEILLRIPPSTITKLIVVSKIWLRVICSSSFRQGYTKRWGQSFRLVGFFVCNFLYLGRPRDGYRRPRWEPALPFLSTCREGDDLKHSGILKRLGYFIDSCKGIVLSGFHPKTYYVYNAVSKQKHQLPEPQQFYKVLCMALIVEESLDGDTCYKVIRARCECKLKERNSVSIETYSSNTGKWKQSTLMCSTSFALRPRTAAMVVGGVVHWFAMWGKLAIYDPRLGDRYIALIRLPTAVLTREHEESVLGESSNGVLQYGQSNNLGVEIWMLEKEPEDKDSSVYCNCTRMKYKWVLRWRLNFKVLWKQMPSLSTHSKETQLLSFLPRNSTSVFVRSGWNILLCDLQTKTVEIVNYQGRGGSISWESSKIVPYFLPSWPHASCAS; the protein is encoded by the coding sequence ATGGAGAGGATGAAAAGAATCAATGTCAATGGCTCTGCACTTAACTGCGATGATATCCTGCATGAGATCCTACTTCGAATACcaccatcaaccatcaccaAATTAATTGTTGTATCAAAAATATGGCTGCGAGTAATATGCAGTTCTTCTTTTCGTCAAGGCTACACGAAACGATGGGGGCAAAGTTTCAGACTTGTGGGGTTTTTTGTATGCAACTTTTTGTATCTTGGAAGACCTCGAGATGGGTACCGTCGCCCTCGTTGGGAGCCTGCACTTCCGTTCTTGTCCACTTGTAGAGAGGGTGATGATTTGAAACACTCTGGAATCCTCAAACGTCTCGGGTATTTCATTGATAGTTGCAAAGGCATTGTTCTTTCTGGTTTCCATCCAAAGACATATTATGTGTACAACGCTGTCTCCAAGCAAAAGCATCAACTCCCAGAACCTCAGCAGTTCTATAAAGTTCTGTGCATGGCATTGATTGTTGAGGAATCCCTTGATGGTGACACATGCTACAAAGTGATCCGAGCAAGGTGTGAATGCAAGCTTAAGGAACGCAACAGTGTGTCAATTGAGACTTATTCATCAAACACTGGAAAATGGAAGCAATCGACTCTGATGTGCTCAACATCTTTTGCATTGCGCCCGAGAACCGCAGCTATGGTGGTTGGAGGGGTTGTACACTGGTTTGCAATGTGGGGGAAACTTGCCATTTATGATCCTCGTCTTGGAGATAGGTATATAGCATTGATTAGACTACCAACAGCTGTGTTAACACGTGAGCATGAGGAATCTGTTCTTGGGGAGTCATCAAATGGGGTTTTGCAGTATGGTCAGAGCAATAACCTTGGTGTGGAGATATGGATGCTTGAGAAGGAACCAGAAGATAAGGATTCATCTGTTTACTGCAACTGTACTCGGATGAAGTACAAGTGGGTGCTGAGATGGAGATTAAATTTTAAGGTATTGTGGAAGCAGATGCCATCTTTGAGCACACATTCTAAAGAAACCCAGTTACTGTCATTCCTTCCACGGAATTCAACGTCTGTGTTCGTAAGATCAGGGTGGAACATTTTGCTGTGTGATTTACAGACCAAAACGGTGGAAATTGTTAATTATCAGGGTCGAGGAGGTTCCATTTCTTGGGAATCTAGCAAAATAGTTCCTTACTTTCTACCATCTTGGCCACACGCATCCTGTGCCTCGTGA
- the LOC114188797 gene encoding inositol phosphorylceramide glucuronosyltransferase 1-like — protein MKPNSVTWWLCSIICILLVCVQFQGCVGSKTKRTDEAYVTLLYGDEFLLGVRVLGKSIRNTGSSKDMVVLVSDGVSDYAKNLLRADGWIVELISLLANPNRVRPKRFWGVYTKLKIFNMTDYKKVVYLDADTIVVKNIDDLFKCVKFCANLKHSERLNSGVMVVEPSETVFNDMISKIKTTASYTGGDQGFLNSYFSEFPNAHVFEPNLSPEVLKSRPVPEMERLSTLYNADVGLYMLANKWMVDENELRVIHYTLGPLKPWDWWTSWLLKPVDVWQDVREQLEESLPGTGEGQNPKDSFLVKFLFLLPLCALLFLCYRSFMKNPGHFSSVCRSSIFDQVRHLYYKIRSNGPLSYTSISTSTTNSIHQLFNGPQNKVPAYLGGVSVCVCFMVAVVSLGLSLLIVPRQVMPWTGLLLMYEWTYTIFFILFGGYLRLIYQWGKMVGSRVASSLSDPGSSDHDSEKRHQRSLSSCDVATWYYGLGMALLAIAAPSLPCLFGITALFARLGLMVVGGIILASFMTYASEHLANQSFLKGFDERDIARNSNLCFPC, from the exons ATGAAACCAAACAGTGTTACTTGGTGGCTATGTTCGATCATTTGCATACTTTTAGTTTGTGTTCAATTTCAAGGGTGTGTGGGATCCAAGACCAAGAGAACGGATGAAGCTTACGTCACTCTTTTGTACGGAGACGAATTCTTGTTGGGTGTTCGAGTTCTGGGAAAATCAATACGCAACACTGGATCCAGCAAGGATATGGTCGTGTTGGTCTCCGATGGTGTCTCTGATTATGCCAAAAACCTTCTCCGG GCTGACGGGTGGATAGTGGAGTTGATTAGTTTACTGGCGAATCCTAATCGAGTGCGTCCAAAGAGATTTTGGGGTGTctatacaaaactaaaaatatttaacatgacTGACTACAAGAAAG TTGTTTACCTTGACGCGGACACTATTGTGGTTAAAAATATTGACGATCTTTTCAAGTGTGTGAAATTCTGTGCAAATTTAAAGCATTCTGAGAGGTTGAACTCGGGAGTCATGGTGGTGGAGCCATCTGAAACTGTTTTTAATGACATGATaagcaaaataaaaactacTGCATCTTACACAGGAG GCGATCAGGGTTTTCTGAATTCATATTTCTCTGAATTTCCCAATGCACATGTTTTTGAGCCGAATTTGAGTCCTGAGGTGTTGAAGTCCAGACCAGTTCCTGAAATGGAGCGACTATCCACACTGTACAATGCTGATGTCGGTCTTTACATGCTCGCTAATAAG TGGATGGTAGACGAAAATGAACTGCGTGTGATTCACTATACACTGGGCCCCCTTAAGCCTTGGGACTGGTGGACTTCTTGGCTTTTGAAACCAGTTGATGTGTGGCAG GATGTAAGAGAACAGCTTGAGGAATCCCTTCCTGGAACTGGAGAGGGGCAAAATCCTAAAGACAGttttcttgtgaaatttctCTTTTTGCTACCTCTATGTGCCTTACTCTTCTTATGCTATCGTTCATTTATGAAG AATCCTGGGCACTTCAGTTCAGTTTGTAGAAGCTCGATATTTGATCAAGTTAGACACCTTTATTATAAGATTAGATCAAACGGGCCACTTTCTTATACTAGTATTTCAACATCAACGACTAATTCAATCCATCAG CTCTTTAATGGCCCTCAGAACAAGGTTCCTGCTTATTTGGGTGGTGTTTCTGTCTGTGTCTGCTTTATGGTTGCAGTGGTGTCTCTGGGATTATCCCTCTTGATTGTTCCTCGGCAAGTGATGCCATGGACTGGATTGCTTTTGATGTATGAGTGGACATACACAATTTTCTTTATACTATTTGGAGGTTATCTCCGTTTGATTTATCAGTGGGGAAAAATGGTGGGATCACGAGTAGCATCCTCCTTGTCAGATCCTGGGTCATCCGATCATGATTCTGAAAAAC GTCATCAACGATCGTTGTCATCTTGTGACGTTGCTACATGGTACTATGGTTTAGGCATGGCTTTGTTGGCCATTGCAGCTCCAtcattgccttgtctttttgGAATAACTGCATTGTTTGCAAG GTTAGGTTTGATGGTTGTTGGTGGCATAATATTGGCTTCTTTCATGACATATGCTTCTGAACATCTTGCTAACCAATCATTTCTTAAAGGCTTTGATGAACGTGACATTGCTCGAAACAGCAACTTGTGTTTCCCATGTTGA
- the LOC114187498 gene encoding uncharacterized protein LOC114187498 encodes MDWAFVHKTWDKWASTNVGYSGHPLKAALLINHDPTGPSRLLSTIAAQEGIKANPIELSNFMDFIKQNKLQTELFVIGSNQYLVTSIHENWFSARCINTSKPAGEGVIVIQTAAYILVALYEGSIGPASRAMAAADQLTWQLGRKNL; translated from the exons ATGGATTGGGCGTTCGTGCATAAAACGTGGGATAAGTGGGCTTCTACCAATGTTGGTTATTCTG GTCATCCGTTAAAAGCTGCTTTGCTAATCAATCATGACCCCACTGGACCATCTCGATTGTTATCTACCAT TGCTGCACAAGAAGGAATAAAAGCTAATCCCATTGAATTGAGTAACTTTATGGActtcatcaaacaaaataaactcCAGACAGAGCTCTTCGTTATTGGATCCAATCAGT ACTTGGTCACATCAATTCATGAGAACTGGTTTAGTGCAAGGTGTATAAACACGTCAAAGCCCGCTGGTGAAGGTGTTATTGTTATACAAACAGCAGCATACATCTTGGTTGCTCT GTATGAAGGTTCCATCGGTCCAGCATCTCGTGCTATGGCAGCTGCTGATCAGTTAACTTGGCAATTAGGGcgaaaaaatctttaa
- the LOC114186608 gene encoding uncharacterized protein LOC114186608, with protein MVSEMFSCDCFWWNSVPESYPSEPEPFSLPAPLPQWPQGGAFAGGRISLGSLEVLKISKFERVWSSKSSHGKSQGFVFYKPVEIPDDFFCLGHYCQSNDQPLRGHVLVARETSSELKAESPALKKPINYTLIWSADSPHDGSGYFWLPNPPLGYKAMGIVVTNKPDEPEVEKVRCVREDLTETCETCDLLLSMNSKFSKISFKVWNTRPCKRGMWSRGVSVGTFFCSTYSDNKQGTDIACLKNLDSTLHAMPNIEQVHALINHYGPTVYFHPDEIYLPSSVQWFFKNGALLCSRGSEKGKAIDNEGSNLPSGGTNDGAFWIDLPSDSEARNNVKKGDLESAELYVHVKPALGGTFTDIAMWVFCPFNGPGILQVGLVKIEMNKIGEHVGDWEHFTLRVSNFTGELWSVFFSQHSGGEWVNAFNLEYIEGNKAVVYSSRHGHASFPHPGSYLQGASKLGIGARNETGRSKLKVDSSSRYKVVAAEYLGEGAIAEPCWLQYMREWGPAIVYDSRSEIDKLIDLLPVYVRLSVENLFELFPTELYGEEGPIGPKGKANWEGDEKCY; from the exons ATGGTGTCAGAGATGTTTAGCTGTGACTGTTTTTGGTGGAACAGTGTTCCTGAATCCTACCCTTCTGAGCCAGAGCCCTTCTCTCTGCCAGCACCTCTTCCACAGTGGCCACAAG GTGGTGCTTTTGCTGGAGGAAGGATAAGCCTTGGAAGCCtagaagttttgaaaataagtaAGTTTGAGAGGGTTTGGAGCAGCAAAAGCTCACATGGTAAATCTCAGGGTTTTGTATTCTACAAACCTGTGGAGATTCCAGATGATTTTTTCTGCCTTGGTCACTATTGCCAGTCCAATGATCAGCCATTGAGAGGACATGTTCTTGTGGCTCGCGAAACTTCTTCTGAACTCAAAGCTGAATCTCCAGCTCTCAAAAAACCAATCAACTACACTTTGATATGGAGTGCTGATTCACCACACGATGGAAGTGGGTATTTTTGGTTGCCAAATCCTCCATTGGGATACAAAGCAATGGGCATAGTGGTTACCAACAAACCAGATGAACCTGAAGTTGAAAAAGTTAGATGCGTGCGAGAAGATCTGACAGAAACTTGTGAGACCTGTGATCTATTACTATCTATGAActcaaagttttcaaaaatttcattcaAGGTTTGGAACACAAGGCCATGTAAAAGAGGGATGTGGAGTAGAGGTGTATCAGTTGGCACATTCTTCTGCAGCACCTATTCTGACAATAAACAAGGGACAGATATTGCTTGCTTGAAGAATCTTGACTCCACTTTACATGCCATGCCAAACATAGAACAAGTTCATGCACTCATTAATCACTATGGCCCCACTGTGTACTTCCACCCTGATGAGATATACCTGCCATCATCAGTGCAATGGTTTTTCAAAAACGGAGCACTTTTGTGTTCAAGAGGCAGTGAGAAGGGTAAAGCAATAGATAACGAGGGATCAAACTTACCAAGTGGAGGAACAAATGATGGTGCTTTTTGGATAGATTTGCCTAGTGATAGTGAGGCTAGAAATAATGTAAAGAAGGGAGATTTAGAGAGTGCAGAACTCTATGTTCATGTAAAACCAGCTTTAGGAGGAACATTTACTGATATTGCTATGTGGGTGTTTTGCCCCTTCAATGGACCTGGGATACTTCAAGTGGGGTTGGTGAAGATTGAGATGAACAAGATTGGTGAACATGTTGGTGACTGGGAGCATTTCACTCTTCGTGTGAGCAACTTCACAGGAGAACTATGGTCTGTGTTTTTTTCACAGCACAGTGGAGGAGAGTGGGTGAATGCATTCAACTTGGAGTATATTGAAGGAAATAAAGCAGTTGTTTATTCATCAAGGCATGGCCATGCAAGTTTTCCTCATCCTGGGAGCTACCTTCAGGGAGCATCCAAACTTGGAATAGGAGCAAGGAATGAAACAGGTAGAAGTAAACTTAAAGTGGATTCTAGCAGCAGATACAAGGTTGTTGCTGCTGAGTATCTTGGTGAAGGAGCTATTGCAGAACCATGTTGGTTGCAGTATATGAGAGAATGGGGTCCTGCTATTGTTTATGACTCACGTTCTGAAATAGACAAGTTGATAGATCTGCTTCCTGTGTATGTCAGATTATCTGTGGAGaatttgtttgaattgtttcctACTGAGCTTTATGGTGAAGAGGGGCCAATTGGTCCAAAGGGAAAGGCTAATTGGGAAGGAGATGAAAAGTGCTACTAG
- the LOC114188546 gene encoding uncharacterized protein LOC114188546: MAQIEPYQLLEINVISAQDLPQVSKPVRAYAVGWVHPDRRLTTQVDHEGNTNPMWNEKFVFRVDDHFLNSDNAIIMMEIYAQTWLSPVLIGTVAVHVTNLLHKKRKSKTRFVELQILRPSGRPRGNLNIGITLLDSAMQNMPLYSELSFSGNDDQLETRKNKKVITEEDREKHSPLETASVFTLQRCQSEENDSTINDCAYRGTAQRYGYDEQDLDVGVRKGGVFNENSLISDVGPSPSVVAAAIAKGLYPMPPPRTAESSMIDGWSMNSGNEAVVKKMEKWRAELSPAFEDYGEEQRNPRQTPHRVGQTPHRVGQTPHRVGQTPHRVGKTPQRVGKTPQRVGHTPQRVGQTPQRVGQTPRRGVRRGEPFSCFGTVFGCEITITCTKGNRQKKNGDEKSRLTEASSSELTYDESFI; encoded by the coding sequence ATGGCCCAGATTGAACCATACCAGCTCCTAGAAATCAACGTGATTTCGGCCCAAGATCTGCCCCAGGTCTCCAAACCGGTTCGGGCCTACGCTGTGGGCTGGGTCCACCCAGACCGCAGACTCACCACCCAAGTTGACCATGAGGGTAACACCAACCCCATGTGGAACGAGAAGTTCGTGTTCCGCGTTGACGACCACTTCCTCAATTCCGACAACGCAATCATCATGATGGAAATCTACGCTCAGACATGGCTCAGCCCCGTCCTCATCGGCACCGTCGCCGTTCACGTCACCAACCTCCtccacaaaaaaagaaaatccaagACCCGCTTCGTGGAGCTCCAGATTCTCCGCCCCTCCGGTCGCCCCCGGGGAAACCTCAACATCGGTATCACCCTCCTCGACAGCGCCATGCAGAACATGCCACTATATTCCGAACTAAGTTTCTCCGGAAACGATGACCAACTAGAAActaggaaaaacaaaaaagtaattacCGAGGAGGACCGTGAAAAGCACTCGCCTTTGGAAACTGCTAGTGTTTTCACCCTACAACGTTGTCAGAGCGAGGAAAACGATTCCACCATCAATGACTGCGCCTACCGCGGGACTGCGCAACGTTACGGCTACGATGAGCAGGATTTGGACGTGGGTGTGCGGAAAGGCGGCGTCTTCAACGAAAACTCGCTCATTTCCGACGTGGGGCCGTCGCCATCGGTGGTGGCTGCGGCGATCGCGAAGGGATTGTACCCCATGCCGCCGCCGCGTACGGCCGAAAGTTCGATGATTGACGGGTGGTCGATGAATAGCGGGAATGAAGCTGTGGTGAAGAAGATGGAGAAGTGGAGGGCGGAGCTTTCTCCGGCATTTGAGGATTACGGCGAGGAGCAGAGGAACCCGAGACAGACGCCGCATCGCGTGGGGCAGACGCCGCACCGCGTGGGGCAGACACCGCATCGTGTGGGGCAGACGCCGCATCGCGTGGGGAAGACGCCGCAGCGCGTAGGAAAGACGCCGCAACGAGTGGGACATACACCGCAGCGAGTGGGACAGACTCCGCAGCGCGTGGGACAGACGCCTAGGCGTGGCGTGAGACGCGGCGAGCCGTTCTCGTGCTTTGGAACAGTGTTTGGGTGTGAGATTACGATTACTTGCACGAAGGGGAACCGGCAGAAGAAGAACGGAGATGAAAAGAGTCGTCTAACTGAGGCGTCGTCGTCGGAACTGACTTACGATGaatcctttatttga